The following are encoded in a window of Burkholderiales bacterium genomic DNA:
- a CDS encoding sigma-54 dependent transcriptional regulator: MGESLSDRFGLEGFEVDWCSTGAAALRSISLNRYAAVISDLRLPDIPGEDVFRQVIRDQPLVPPFVFITAFATVERAVELLKLGAADFVTKPFDIGALVEKVRAITGARAEVSPVAHETVLGVSAAARKVCEKLDRIATRAPSILITGESGVGKEVLARHIHSVACVVEGRENRPFIAVNCGALPETLVESEFFGFERGAFTGADRMKRGFFEQADGGTLFLDEIGDLPATMQVKLLRALQERRIKRLGGESEVETKFRVICATNKDLPSEVQRGRFREDLFYRINLVHLNIPPLRERPEDILWLAARFVAESCDQQKEPRKLIHPLAQAELLRRRWPGNVRELKNVIERACIISSTPILSVELIEDKAAQADPHRQTALDGFLASCERAFISSALQEHHGRIADTAKALGISRKSLWEKMRRHNLSSPHS; this comes from the coding sequence ATGGGCGAGTCCCTGTCGGATCGCTTCGGGCTGGAGGGCTTCGAAGTCGACTGGTGTTCGACCGGAGCCGCAGCCCTGCGCTCGATCTCGCTCAATCGCTACGCCGCGGTCATCAGCGACCTGCGCCTTCCGGACATTCCCGGGGAAGACGTGTTCCGCCAAGTGATTCGCGACCAGCCGCTGGTGCCGCCTTTCGTTTTCATCACCGCATTCGCGACAGTGGAAAGGGCCGTGGAGCTGTTGAAGCTCGGCGCCGCCGACTTCGTGACCAAGCCGTTCGACATCGGCGCGCTGGTGGAAAAGGTGCGCGCAATCACCGGCGCGCGGGCGGAAGTATCGCCTGTTGCCCACGAAACCGTGCTGGGCGTTTCCGCTGCCGCCCGCAAGGTCTGCGAAAAGCTCGATCGCATCGCCACGCGCGCTCCGAGCATTCTGATCACCGGGGAGTCGGGCGTCGGCAAGGAAGTGCTCGCGCGTCACATCCACTCGGTGGCCTGCGTGGTCGAAGGAAGAGAAAACAGGCCGTTCATCGCGGTCAACTGCGGCGCGCTGCCGGAAACCCTGGTCGAGTCGGAATTCTTCGGTTTCGAGCGCGGCGCCTTCACCGGCGCCGACAGGATGAAGCGCGGGTTTTTCGAGCAGGCCGACGGCGGAACGTTGTTTCTCGACGAGATCGGCGACCTACCGGCCACAATGCAGGTCAAGTTGCTACGAGCTCTTCAGGAACGGCGAATCAAGCGCCTTGGAGGCGAGAGCGAAGTCGAAACGAAATTCCGGGTAATCTGCGCGACCAACAAGGATCTGCCTTCTGAAGTCCAACGCGGCCGGTTCCGCGAAGATCTCTTCTACCGCATCAATCTGGTTCATCTGAACATCCCGCCGCTGCGCGAAAGGCCGGAGGATATCCTGTGGCTCGCTGCGCGCTTCGTCGCGGAAAGCTGCGATCAGCAGAAAGAGCCGCGAAAGCTCATTCACCCGCTGGCGCAGGCCGAACTGCTGCGTCGCAGATGGCCGGGCAATGTCCGCGAACTGAAAAACGTCATCGAGCGCGCCTGCATCATCAGCTCGACCCCGATCCTGTCGGTCGAACTGATCGAGGACAAGGCTGCTCAGGCCGACCCACACCGGCAAACTGCGCTCGACGGCTTCCTGGCGAGCTGCGAACGGGCGTTCATCAGTTCGGCCCTGCAGGAACATCACGGACGGATCGCCGATACGGCGAAGGCGCTCGGAATCTCCCGCAAGAGCCTGTGGGAGAAAATGCGCAGACATAATCTCAGCTCGCCGCACTCCTGA
- a CDS encoding arsenate reductase (azurin) small subunit has protein sequence MSAQLSRRSFLKLGAGAVASGTVATVATGANAAPTDTSKTILPYPRKVVGVANRMAVNTPVAFSYPDAASPCAVVKLGKSVPGGVGPEADIVAYSTLCTHMGCPVSYDAANRVFKCGCHYSIFDAEKDGQMVCGQATENLPRVALEYDETTGRISAVGMEGLIYGRQANVL, from the coding sequence ATGTCCGCACAACTCAGCCGCCGCAGTTTCCTCAAGCTTGGAGCCGGCGCCGTCGCCTCAGGCACGGTTGCCACGGTCGCCACTGGCGCAAACGCCGCGCCGACCGATACCAGCAAGACCATCCTTCCCTATCCTCGAAAAGTCGTGGGAGTGGCGAACAGGATGGCGGTAAACACGCCGGTCGCGTTCAGCTATCCCGACGCGGCCTCGCCCTGCGCCGTGGTCAAACTCGGCAAATCCGTTCCGGGCGGCGTGGGCCCGGAGGCCGACATCGTTGCCTACAGCACGCTGTGCACACACATGGGCTGCCCGGTCAGCTATGACGCTGCGAATCGGGTTTTCAAATGCGGGTGCCATTACAGCATCTTCGACGCCGAGAAGGATGGGCAGATGGTCTGCGGGCAGGCGACCGAGAATCTTCCGCGCGTCGCGCTCGAGTACGACGAAACGACCGGGCGCATCAGTGCGGTGGGAATGGAAGGACTGATCTACGGACGGCAGGCAAACGTGCTCTGA
- a CDS encoding HAMP domain-containing sensor histidine kinase produces the protein MFANLSYRFKIPLALTAVILMTEIVLTAALLTRALADAKRDMQSSANSLAKTLSWTVREPLVKDDLWRAFEIVRAPVATKDLSSPLRDIVVLDTRQRVYASSSPKKFPFGMDRASLPREMVLALQGVSGNESEFQFDFPGYFSDEDATGAMRVISEDGSALGFVLLSYDAQRLYDRVALVLLEVAAISVPGLLILVPLGWIWGNRMAKPLSRLADVMAKVGREPPQALAANVEPKGSDEIGQLAGQFRDMLNQLAEKEALEHQVVVAERLAAVGRVSAGIAHEINNPLGGMLNAVDTLSRHGNVDAFTEKTLGLLRRGLAQIRATVGALLLEAKIDSPAMHGADWQDLKTLIAPQLAAKQVHLSWEVRVNESVPLPAHLVRQLGLNLLLNAAKAVEHEGKVGVEVSLDEARLSIRICNSGQHIPMDALGRLFEPYQPDAKTGSGRTFGLGLWVSYQIVTQLGGTISTSSAPGYTLFEVLLPVKTQTDARSPALSD, from the coding sequence TTGTTCGCCAACCTCAGCTACCGGTTCAAGATCCCGCTCGCCCTGACCGCTGTCATTTTGATGACGGAAATTGTGCTGACCGCGGCATTGCTCACCCGCGCCCTGGCGGACGCGAAGCGCGACATGCAGTCCAGCGCCAACAGTCTGGCCAAAACGCTGAGCTGGACCGTGCGCGAACCGCTGGTCAAGGATGATCTATGGAGAGCCTTCGAGATCGTACGGGCGCCGGTTGCCACGAAGGACCTGTCCAGTCCGCTGCGCGACATTGTCGTCCTGGATACGCGGCAACGGGTTTACGCTTCATCGAGCCCCAAAAAGTTCCCCTTCGGCATGGACCGAGCTTCGCTCCCAAGGGAGATGGTGCTCGCTTTGCAAGGCGTGTCCGGCAACGAATCGGAGTTCCAGTTCGATTTTCCGGGGTACTTCTCCGATGAGGACGCCACCGGCGCGATGCGGGTGATCTCTGAGGACGGCAGCGCACTGGGTTTCGTGCTGCTGTCCTACGACGCGCAGCGGCTCTATGACCGTGTCGCGCTTGTGCTTCTGGAAGTCGCGGCGATCAGCGTGCCGGGTTTGCTCATCCTTGTGCCGCTCGGGTGGATATGGGGCAATCGCATGGCGAAACCGCTGTCGCGACTGGCCGACGTGATGGCAAAAGTGGGGCGCGAACCTCCGCAAGCGCTCGCGGCCAACGTCGAGCCCAAAGGCTCCGACGAAATCGGCCAGCTTGCCGGACAGTTCCGCGACATGCTCAACCAACTGGCGGAAAAGGAGGCGCTCGAACATCAAGTAGTGGTCGCCGAGCGACTCGCGGCGGTGGGACGGGTATCGGCTGGAATTGCACATGAGATCAACAACCCCCTTGGCGGGATGCTCAACGCGGTAGACACGTTGTCGCGGCATGGCAACGTCGACGCCTTCACCGAAAAAACCCTCGGCCTGCTGAGAAGGGGGCTGGCGCAGATTCGAGCTACGGTCGGCGCCCTTCTGCTGGAGGCGAAAATCGACTCGCCGGCCATGCATGGCGCCGATTGGCAGGACCTGAAGACACTGATTGCGCCTCAACTCGCCGCCAAGCAAGTCCATCTCTCCTGGGAAGTGCGGGTGAACGAATCCGTTCCGCTTCCCGCGCATCTGGTGCGCCAGCTCGGCCTGAATCTCCTGCTCAATGCAGCCAAGGCAGTGGAACACGAAGGGAAGGTCGGTGTGGAGGTTTCGTTGGACGAGGCGCGCCTGTCGATCCGGATTTGCAACTCGGGACAGCACATTCCCATGGACGCGCTCGGGCGGCTGTTCGAACCTTACCAGCCAGACGCAAAGACCGGTTCGGGGAGAACATTCGGCCTGGGGCTGTGGGTCAGCTATCAGATCGTGACGCAGCTGGGCGGAACGATATCGACTTCGAGCGCGCCGGGGTATACGCTTTTTGAGGTGCTGTTGCCGGTCAAGACTCAAACCGATGCCAGGAGCCCGGCTTTGTCTGATTGA
- a CDS encoding PhnD/SsuA/transferrin family substrate-binding protein produces MADRQSAPREEIRIGTTPVFLDDHLSLLSVWQKYLEERLERKVGFARRRSYQEITDLLLSGQLDAAWVCSPPYLMNLSHLRLLCVPVYEGKPLYRSYLIVQSEDTRTRHISDLRGHIYAFSDPQSNSGCLVPRVELHHAKETPNRFFLKSFFTFSHRRVVDAVALGLAHGGSVDGYVWDTMRKQIPKTTEGTRVAWKSREYGFPPIVARRSLPERDFQSLQGAFVSMHDDPAGSALLQQLNLDGFERGTHKLFASVEANLRLVGDLL; encoded by the coding sequence TTGGCCGATCGCCAGTCGGCGCCACGCGAGGAAATCAGGATCGGCACCACGCCGGTCTTTCTGGACGACCACCTCTCGCTTCTGTCTGTCTGGCAGAAGTACCTCGAGGAACGGCTGGAACGCAAGGTCGGTTTCGCCCGGCGCCGTTCCTACCAGGAAATCACCGATCTTCTGCTTTCCGGCCAGTTGGATGCCGCCTGGGTGTGCAGCCCGCCGTACTTGATGAACCTGTCCCATTTGCGCCTGCTGTGTGTGCCGGTGTACGAAGGCAAGCCGCTGTACCGCTCCTACCTCATCGTCCAGAGCGAAGACACCCGCACGCGGCACATTAGCGATTTGCGGGGACATATCTACGCCTTCAGCGATCCGCAATCGAACTCGGGGTGCCTCGTACCAAGGGTCGAATTGCACCACGCCAAGGAGACTCCCAATCGTTTCTTCCTGAAGAGTTTCTTTACCTTCTCGCATCGCCGGGTGGTGGATGCGGTGGCGCTGGGCTTGGCGCACGGAGGGTCGGTCGACGGGTATGTGTGGGACACGATGCGCAAACAGATTCCGAAAACCACGGAAGGAACGCGTGTCGCATGGAAGTCGAGGGAGTATGGATTCCCTCCGATCGTGGCGCGACGCAGCCTGCCGGAAAGGGACTTCCAGTCGCTGCAAGGGGCTTTCGTGTCGATGCACGATGACCCGGCCGGGAGCGCCCTGCTACAGCAGCTGAACCTCGATGGTTTCGAAAGAGGCACCCACAAACTTTTCGCCAGCGTCGAAGCCAATCTGAGACTGGTCGGGGACCTGCTCTAG